From the genome of Mycolicibacterium aromaticivorans JS19b1 = JCM 16368:
TCGCGCACGCCACCGTGGGCATTGCGATGGGGGCCGCTGGCTCCGATGTCGCCCTCGAAACCGCCGACGTCGCCCTGATGAGCGATGATCTCGCCAGACTCCCCGTCGTGATGGCCCTCAGCCGCAAGGCCAGCGCCGTCATCCGCCAAAACCTCTACATCAGCCTGGGGATGGTGGGCTTCTTGATCCCTGCCACCCTGATCGGTTTCCTCGGTATCGGCCCCGCGGTCGTCTTCCACGAGGGCTCCACACTCATTGTGGTGGCCAACGCGCTGCGCTTGCTGGCCTATCGCGAACGCCCCCACCGCGCGCCCCAGCCGCCGCCAACCGGGTACGCGCCCCCATGATGAACGACCCATATTTTCAGTCCAGCAACCTCGCAGCACCCTGGATGGGGATCACGACAGTTCACCGCTCAATTCCGACAAGGTCACCGGTGCGACTGCCAACGACACGTCGACGCTCACTGGTGCAGTGTGTCGGTCGGTGGAGTTAGAAGACCCCGCGATCTTGATACCACCGGGGGTATGATGATTCGTATCGTACACATACCCCTTGGGGGTAAAAGCAAGTCCCGGGAAAGCAAGTAAAAGCCGCCTCCAACTGGTCGTCGCGATAGCCTCGGCGCCCCTTCGGCATGGTCAATGTCGAGTGGCGGTGGTTGCGTCGCAGGCCGAGCACGTGTCGATCACGGTTATGTGAGGGTGCGCGTCGTCGGGAAGCGGAAGCCCTCATTTGCCGCAGCCTGTCGGTATGGCCGATGCCTCGAACGTGCGGCACGACACCATCGTGGTGCCCGACACGATGAGCCCGGCCCAAGTAAGGTCGCTGGCGGAGCAGAAGGCTCAGGCTCAAGTCGGCGACGATGACATAGTCGTTTTTTTGCATCTCCACGGATCACGGCCGGTCGGCGGTGAGCATGGCACCGAGGTTGAGTGGCGTTATAGCTACCAGGTGATACCGCCTGGCGGCCCCACTGCTGATACGGCCGGCTGACCGGAGCGGCGCTGCGTCGCGGAGCGTGGTGTCGCCTCTGCCGCTATTGCGCTTCACTGCCGAATACGGCGAGATCGAATATGGCGGGTTACCGGTAAATCTCGACGTATGGCTCAGCGCCCCAACTGTTTTGTGCCGCCGTGTCCGGTCGGCGCGATCCCCGCGATGCCCGCCGGTATTAGCTGCCAGCATTGCTGGTTCGGGCTATGGTGAGAGCGTCGATGGCGGTTGGGCCCGCCATAACCGCTTGTCCCGTCGGGACGGCCAACGGTTCCCCGATCGTCGTGGATGCTGGGCTGAACGCGGAGGTGCCTTGATGGCGGTGCGGTTCTCGTCGGTGTCGGCGGCCGAGATTCTCGATTCGCGTGGTCGGCCCACGGTGTGGGTTCAGGCGCTGCTGTCCGGCGGGCAGACGGTCGAGGCTGGTGTCCCTTCGGGCGCGTCGACGGGTAGTCGCGAGGCGGTCGAGTTGCGCGACGGCACCAGCCGCTACCACGGCCTCGGTGTGCAGCAAGCGGCGGACAACGTCAACGGCCCGATCGCCGAAGCACTGACCGGGCGAACGTGGTCCTCGCTGCTCGAGGTCGACACGGCGATGCGGGAACTGGATGGCACACCCAACAAATCTCGGCTGGGCGCCAACGCGATAGTCGGTGTCTCGATGGCTGCGGCCCGCGGCTTCGCGGTGGAGGCCGGGCAGCCGCTATGGCATTGGCTCACCCCAGGTGGGGTGACACCTCGTTTGCCGGTGCCACATTTCAATGTGATCAACGGCGGGGTGCATGCCCCCAACTCGCTTGACTTCCAAGAGTTCATGATCGCCCCGCTGGGGGCGCCGTCGCTGGCCGAGGCAATTCGGGCCGGCGCTGAGGTGTATGCCGAGCTGCGGAATGAGCTGGCGCGCAGAGGCTTCGCCACCGGACTCGGCGACGAGGGTGGGTTCGCCCCCGATATCAGCAGGCCCGAGGACGTTCTGGACCTGCTGCGACGGGCCATCACCGATTCCGGCTATCAGGTCGGCCCTGAGGGCGTCGCGATCGCTCTGGATCCCGCGGCCAGCGAGTTCTATCGAGACGGACGATATCAAGTGGGTGGCGAATCGCTATCGAGTCAGGACATGGTCGACCGCTTCACCGCCATCGTTGAGGAGTTTCCGGTGTGGAGCATCGAAGACGGTATGGCTGAGACCGACACCTGGGGGTGGGCGGCGTTGACCGATGCGTTGGGCGATCGGATTCAGCTGGTGGGTGACGACAATTTCGTCACCGATCCCGACCTGATCGCCGCGGCAGTCGGTGACCATATCGCCAACGCAGCGCTGATCAAGGTCAACCAGGTGGGCACCGTGTCGGAAACCCTGGCTGCACTGCAGGTTTGCCGAGACTCGGGGTACGGCGCGATGATCTCGCATCGGTCCGGGGAAACCACCGATCCGTTCATCGCCGACCTGGCGGTGGGGTCGGGCTGTGGCCAGATCAAGTCCGGCGCGCCGGCACGCGGCGAGCGTGTCGTTAAGTACAACCGCCTGCTGGAGATCGCCCGTAGCGCCCCGAGCCAGCCATTCGGGCTCCCGACCCACCTGTGATCTCTGAATTGCTGGCCTCGGTTATGCCGTCGTTGATGACCACGGCCAGCACGGCCAGCAGCATGTAGGCCATGTAGGCGTCGAGCCGGCCGGACTGCAATCGCCGTGCGAGGCGCGAGAGCCACAGCCCTGCGCCGATCAGCGGCCGCGAGTCTTCGCCAGCCCGCAAGGTGAGGTCGCCTTGTATTGGAAACTGTCGTCCACCACGGGCGCCAGCGCCGGCTCGCTGCGAGCGCAAGCCGTAGCGCTCGATATCTCTAGGTGGCGAGCGCCTGGCGTTGACCTCCGCGACGGTGTTGCATCGTCGGGTGGCGATGTCGTCACGGTCGGGTTATCTGTAGGAAGTCGTCGACGGAGAGACGGCGCCTCGCATAGGTGTGTGGTCCCAGGGTGGTGGTCCCATCCGATTATCCGGCGAGAACGATTGCAGCAATGCGACACTGTCGCGGCGATGGAGGAGAGGAACATGGCCCGACTTGCGATCATCGGAGCCGGCCCCAAGGGCGCGGCCATCGCCGCGAAAGCCGCCGCCCTTCGCGCGGCAAATCATCGCACGCCGCCTCCGCACATCGATCTCTACGATCAGGACCAGGTGGGGGCCGCGTGGCGCGGTTCCATCGGATACACGGACGGCGTGCAGCCGCTGTGCACTCTCGCTGAGCGAGACCTCGGCTTCCCGTACGACACGGCGAGCTACGGCCCTGGCGTCGCGCAAGCGATGATCGGCGACTTCTCATGGCAGTCGTTCGCCATCAACTCAGCCGGACGCTCGCGCTACCGGGACTGGGTCGTCAACGGCCGCCATCCGCCCCGACACATCGACTTCGCGGACTACCTTGAATACGCCGTAGACAAGGCCGTCAGTCAAGGTGCAGCGACCTTGATTCCGGACAGGGTGTCAGCAGTCGGCTTCGATGATGCCGCGAGGACGTGGCGGATCGATTCCACCAACTCGAATGGCGGGATCACATCCAACGACTATGACGGCGTGGTAATCACAGGGAGCGGCCGACCGCTACCTGCCCTCGACGGCGCCAACGGCCGTGTGTTCGACGGTCGTACGTTCTGGCAGCCGGCATCCAGTCGGCGAATGCGGGACCTGCTGTCTGCCGACCCGGATCCCTCGGTGCTGATCATCGGCGCAGGCGGCACCGCTGCCGCGATCGCGTACTCGTTCGTGCGCAAAGGCCTCACGACCCTGCCTATCACCATCATCGGGCGCGAGGCCACCTTGTTCGCGCGCCATGACGGCCCGTTCGAGGACCGACTCTTCACCGACGATGATGCGTGGAAAGCACTCCCACCCCACGTCCGCGAAGCCTTTCTTGCCCGCACCACCGCAGCTGTGGTCTGGGATTACGTGCTGCGAAACCTCGTGTCCGACAACATCACATACGAGTGCTACAACGCGCTCCGCTATCACCCCGTCGTCCCCGGCGCCCCCGGCGATCCGGAGCTCGAGCTCGAGATGGAGGCACCACCTGACCCTGCGCTAGCAACGACGTCCGCGCCGACATGGAAGCGATGGGTAGGGGCCGTGCTCCCATCGCTCGGGCCTCCTCCGTTCCCGGGTGTCGGCGGAACGCCAGCACCGCCGATAGTCAGACGACCCGGAACTGTCATCATCGATGCCCGCGGGTTCGATCGCTGGGGATTCGCCGACGACTTCTTCGCACCGACGCCGCCGTTGCGCGACTTCTTCGCCGACAAAGATAGACGCCCCCAGATCCTGTCGCAGATCGCGTTTGACCTCAGCGTGCGTGGACCGCTTGCCGGCGGTGCGGATTTCCCCCCGCGCCTGCACGTTCCGGGGCTGGGAGCCATTCAAGGTCCCGCATCAACGAACCTGATGGGC
Proteins encoded in this window:
- a CDS encoding SidA/IucD/PvdA family monooxygenase, yielding MARLAIIGAGPKGAAIAAKAAALRAANHRTPPPHIDLYDQDQVGAAWRGSIGYTDGVQPLCTLAERDLGFPYDTASYGPGVAQAMIGDFSWQSFAINSAGRSRYRDWVVNGRHPPRHIDFADYLEYAVDKAVSQGAATLIPDRVSAVGFDDAARTWRIDSTNSNGGITSNDYDGVVITGSGRPLPALDGANGRVFDGRTFWQPASSRRMRDLLSADPDPSVLIIGAGGTAAAIAYSFVRKGLTTLPITIIGREATLFARHDGPFEDRLFTDDDAWKALPPHVREAFLARTTAAVVWDYVLRNLVSDNITYECYNALRYHPVVPGAPGDPELELEMEAPPDPALATTSAPTWKRWVGAVLPSLGPPPFPGVGGTPAPPIVRRPGTVIIDARGFDRWGFADDFFAPTPPLRDFFADKDRRPQILSQIAFDLSVRGPLAGGADFPPRLHVPGLGAIQGPASTNLMGLGWVADRVLSAYCQRGLEQ
- the eno gene encoding phosphopyruvate hydratase, encoding MAVRFSSVSAAEILDSRGRPTVWVQALLSGGQTVEAGVPSGASTGSREAVELRDGTSRYHGLGVQQAADNVNGPIAEALTGRTWSSLLEVDTAMRELDGTPNKSRLGANAIVGVSMAAARGFAVEAGQPLWHWLTPGGVTPRLPVPHFNVINGGVHAPNSLDFQEFMIAPLGAPSLAEAIRAGAEVYAELRNELARRGFATGLGDEGGFAPDISRPEDVLDLLRRAITDSGYQVGPEGVAIALDPAASEFYRDGRYQVGGESLSSQDMVDRFTAIVEEFPVWSIEDGMAETDTWGWAALTDALGDRIQLVGDDNFVTDPDLIAAAVGDHIANAALIKVNQVGTVSETLAALQVCRDSGYGAMISHRSGETTDPFIADLAVGSGCGQIKSGAPARGERVVKYNRLLEIARSAPSQPFGLPTHL